The following are encoded in a window of Anopheles gambiae chromosome X, idAnoGambNW_F1_1, whole genome shotgun sequence genomic DNA:
- the LOC1272431 gene encoding solute carrier family 53 member 1, translated as MKFAEHLSAHITPEWRKQYINYEEMKAMLYTANEEAPALDSVEEDVRKRHFANFDENFYHYCDQELKKINTFYSEKLAEATRKYAALNTQLRTTLEGQQKSKSKGHSHKPINLPYRKAQELKLAFSEFYLSLILLQNYQNLNHTGFRKILKKHDKILASDNGARYQKEHVEMSHFFINKDIDKLINDTETTVTTQLEGGDRQRAMKRLRVPPLGEQQSPWTTFKVGLFSGSFVVLFVAVILSAVFHDSATGENLKIAFRLYRGPLLLIEFIFLIGVNIYGWRSSGVNHVLIFELDPRNHLSEQHLMEMAAIFGVVWTLSLLSFLYSTSLSIPPYINPLLMTVIMIAFLINPLRVFRYEARFWLLKTIGRMIAAPFFHVGFADFWLADQLNSLVTALLDFQFLTCFYVTNGNWLEAGNTRQCMEESYILRPIVNCLPAWFRFAQCLRRYRDSREAFPHLVNAGKYATTFCVVIFATLRSANASKYEDSSENVFLWLWLISSVVSSCYAYTWDIKMDWGLFDKNAGENRFLREEIVYSMPFFYYFAIIEDLLLRFVWILSYALTENKLISGDLMTSILAPLEVFRRFVWNFFRLENEHLNNCGKFRAVRDISIAPIDSNDQVIILKMMDEEDGVINRYTKHNRPKPKKMKDDRRALLPAFKTTHEVIPPDATNVKQA; from the exons ATGAAGTTCGCCGAGCATCTTTCCGCACACATTACTCCAGAATGGCGCAAACAATACATCAACTACGAG GAAATGAAAGCGATGCTTTATACGGCAAACGAAGAAGCGCCAGCCCTGGACAGTGTGGAGGAGGATGTTCGGAAACGGCACTTTGCAAACTTTGACGAAAATTTTTACCACTACTGCGACCAGGAGCTGAAAAAGATAAACACTTTTTACTCGGAAAAGCTGGCGGAAGCGACGCGCAAGTATGCCGCGCTTAATACACAGCTAAGAACCACGCTGGAGGGCCAGCAGAAGAGCAAAAGCAAAGGCCACAGTCATAAGCCGATCAACTTGCCGTACCGGAAGGCACAGGAGTTGAAACTCGCCTTCAGCGAGTTCTATCTCAGCCTGATTCTGTTGCAGAACTATCAGAACCTAAACCATACCGGTTTCCGCAAGATACTGAAAAAGCACGACAAAATATTGGCCTCCGACAATGGGGCCAGATATCAGAAGGAGCACGTGGAAATGAGCCATTTCTTCATCAACAAGGATATCGACAAGTTGATCAACGACACCGAGACGACGGTAACCACCCAGCTTGAGGGTGGTGATCGGCAGCGGGCTATGAAGCGGCTGCGTGTGCCACCGTTGGGAGAGCAGCAAAGTCCCTGGACCACGTTCAAGGTGGGCTTGTTCAGTGGCAGctttgtggtgctgtttgttgCGGTAATCTTGTCGGCAGTTTTCCATGACAGTGCCACTGGGGAGAATCTCAAGATCGCCTTCCGGCTGTACCGTGgtccgctgctgctgattgAGTTCATCTTCCTGATTGGCGTTAACATTTACGGCTGGCGTTCGTCCGGTGTAAACCACGTGCTCATCTTCGAGCTGGACCCGCGCAACCATCTGTCCGAGCAGCACCTGATGGAGATGGCCGCCATCTTTGGCGTCGTGTGGACGCTGAGCCTGTTGAGCTTCCTGTACAGCACCAGCCTGAGCATACCGCCTTACATTAACCCGCTGCTAATGACTGTGATCATGATCGCGTTCCTGATCAATCCGTTGCGCGTGTTCCGGTACGAGGCACGCTTCTGGCTGCTGAAAACGATTGGACGAATGATAGCGGCACCGTTCTTTCACGTCGGTTTCGCCGATTTCTGGCTGGCTGATCAGCTCAATAGTCTCGTAACGGCGCTGCTGGATTTTCAATTTCTTACCTGCTTCTACGTTACGAATGGAAATTGGCTCGAGGCCGGCA ATACTCGTCAATGTATGGAGGAAAGTTACATACTTCGTCCAATAGTAAATTGCCTTCCTGCATGGTTTCGGTTTGCACAGTGCTTGCGCCGATATCGTGATTCACGAGAAGCCTTCCCGCATTTGGTAAATGCTGGTAAATACGCGACAACCTTCTGTGTTGTCATATTTGCAACATTACGTTCCGCGAATGCTT cCAAATATGAAGACTCCTCAGAAAACGTGTTCCTCTGGCTGTGGTTGATTAGCTCCGTTGTCTCATCGTGCTACGCCTATACATGGGATATCAAGATGGATTGGGGATTGTTCGACAAGAACGCTGGAGAGAACAGATTCCTCCGAGAGGAGATTGTTTATTCCATGCCA TTTTTCTACTATTTTGCAATTATAGAAGATCTGCTGTTACGATTTGTGTGGATACTGTCATACGCACTTACGGAAAACAAGCTAATCAGTGGTGATCTAATGACGTCCATCTTGGCACCACTGGAAGTATTTCGCCGATTCGTGTGGAACTTCTTCCGACTTGAAAACGAGCATCTTAATAATTGTGGTAAATTCCGTGCCGTGCGAGACATTTCCATCGCTCCAATAGATTCCAATGATCAAGTCATCATACTCAAAATGATGGATGAAGAAGATGGTGTCATTAATCG ATAT
- the LOC1272455 gene encoding ubiquitin-like FUBI-ribosomal protein eS30 fusion protein, with translation MQLHVRGLNTHVLDVQPGDSISHVKAVLAGLESVDAQELNLYCEGVPLGEDVTVSQLTSVELDLTVSLLGGKVHGSLARAGKVKGQTPKVEKKEKKKKKTGRAKRRIQYNRRFSSVVQAYGRRRGPNANSA, from the exons ATGCAGCTGCACGTTCGAGGTCTAAATACGCACGTCTTGGACGTCCAGCCGGGTGACAGCATTAGCCATGTTAAG GCTGTTCTGGCAGGACTAGAGTCCGTCGACGCTCAGGAACTGAACCTCTACTGCGAAGGCGTACCACTCGGTGAGGATGTGACCGTATCTCAGCTGACCTCGGTCGAGCTCGACCTCACCGTCAGCCTGCTCGGTGGTAAGGTGCACGGTTCGCTCGCCCGTGCCGGCAAAGTGAAGGGACAAACGCCCAAGGtcgaaaagaaggaaaagaagaagaagaagacgggCCGTGCTAAGCGTCGCATTCAGTACAACCGCCGTTTCTCGAGCGTGGTGCAGGCGTACGGACGTCGCCGCGGTCCGAATGCCAACTCAGCCTAA